A single window of Rhizobium sp. CCGE531 DNA harbors:
- a CDS encoding glycosyltransferase — MYSIHDRIPVSIVIANYNYAHFLRRSIDSALEQNYDNAEVIVVDDASTDATADVIASYDSRIKTCFREVNGGHAAAFNTGFASSRGKIVLFLDADDYLYPNAVSEVVEAWEEKTAQVQFRLHIVDEYMQVKDVFPPAELSFDSGDVTPELLRKGRYQTTVTSGLAFDRSVLDRVMPVPEREFRQGADGYLATVAPLHGEVTSIDDCLGAYRIHGANHSVFAERLGQRARWRIQHDFRRLEALSDQATEIGLEVPQNAGLRDPVHLEERLASLCIDREQHPVADDSRLSLGAAGAVASLKMNASRRRRAMLAAWFLSVGVLPRHMAKAILSWKLVASSRPRFLLRLSKTIRHAVG; from the coding sequence ACGACCGCATTCCAGTTTCCATCGTTATTGCGAATTACAACTACGCCCATTTTCTGAGGCGCAGCATCGACAGCGCGTTGGAGCAGAACTACGACAATGCCGAAGTCATCGTCGTCGATGATGCATCGACGGATGCGACAGCCGATGTCATTGCTTCTTATGACTCACGAATTAAGACGTGTTTCAGAGAGGTGAATGGCGGACATGCCGCAGCATTCAACACAGGCTTCGCATCCAGTCGCGGCAAGATCGTGCTGTTTCTCGATGCAGATGATTATCTCTATCCGAATGCGGTATCGGAGGTGGTCGAGGCCTGGGAAGAGAAGACAGCTCAGGTGCAGTTCAGGCTGCATATCGTCGATGAGTATATGCAGGTGAAGGATGTGTTTCCACCAGCGGAACTCTCCTTCGATTCCGGCGATGTCACTCCGGAGCTGTTGCGAAAGGGGCGCTACCAGACGACCGTTACGAGCGGCCTGGCATTCGACCGCTCGGTTCTCGACAGGGTGATGCCCGTTCCGGAGCGGGAGTTTCGACAGGGCGCCGACGGGTATCTGGCGACGGTTGCGCCCCTGCATGGGGAGGTGACATCCATCGATGATTGCCTCGGTGCCTATCGTATTCACGGCGCCAACCATTCCGTCTTTGCGGAAAGGCTCGGCCAGCGCGCGCGCTGGCGCATACAGCATGATTTTCGCCGGCTGGAAGCCCTGTCGGATCAGGCAACGGAAATCGGCTTGGAAGTACCCCAGAATGCCGGTCTGCGCGATCCGGTGCATTTGGAGGAGCGCCTGGCATCGCTCTGCATCGACAGGGAACAACATCCTGTTGCCGACGATTCCCGGCTCTCTCTCGGCGCCGCCGGAGCGGTCGCCAGCCTGAAGATGAACGCATCCAGAAGGCGCCGTGCGATGCTGGCCGCCTGGTTTCTTTCCGTCGGCGTCCTTCCCCGCCATATGGCAAAAGCGATCCTCTCATGGAAGCTCGTTGCTTCCTCGAGACCCCGGTTCCTCTTGCGCCTGTCGAAGACGATCCGGCACGCCGTGGGGTAG